A stretch of DNA from Staphylococcus equorum:
TATATCATTTTCTTCTGAATGAGTGTACTTAAGTGGTGCAACTTCAATGACGTAATAATCATCTAACTTTGTCCAGTATTTTTCAGTTTCTTTAATCTTTTTCAATTCATGATATGAACTTAAATTTTGTACTAACAAAATTACTAAGACAAATAGAATAATTATCTTGAACGATACAGTTATCATTCGTAATAAAGTGTAGGGTTTTTTGCCTTTGATAATTAATGGTATATCTGTTTTTATAAATAGTGTATAAGAGCAAAGTGAAATTAGAAAAAGTATACTGAATAAAATGATTACACCTAAGAAAACACGCACTATAAAAATAAAATTATTGTCTGAAATGTCCAATACTAGTGACAAAATTATTATAGAAATTAAAAAGACACTTAATAAGGAAGTGTAGTATAAACATTTCTTAAGCATATCTTCAGATATTATTTTTGAAATTGAATAACCATGTAATTTTTTAATACCATATTCTTTAAATTTTATATTGGCTATTTGTAAAAAATAAAAAACATGAAGTATTAATATTGAAGTCATAGGGAATAGGAGCCCCTTATCATTTATGACAGATAAAAATAAAACGAATTTATTTAAACTAACTATTTCTGATTCTACACCTTTTTTCTGTAGTAGTTGTTTAATATTATGAGAATCAAATGAATCTCCCATTACAAAATAATTCCCTCGGACATCTTTACTCAGAAGGGTGTCGTAGTTGATATATTTATACCTAATATGATTTTGAAATTTTGGTTTTTCTTCGTTAAACGAGTATATATATTTGTCTGTATTTTGATTTGTATTTGAGATAGATTTATAGATTGTGATATTTTCTTTTTGGGAAATCGATTCAATTGTTTCATAAATTTCTTGCTTATTGTGACTATAATCCCAAGCAGAAATGTTTAATATGGTATGACTACCAGGTAATAATTCTTGCTCTTCTCTTAATGTGAACACTAGGACTAATATAGTAATGATGCCAAGCGTTATGATATCTAAGGTTAATTTTATTATTTTCATACAGTACCTCATCAATTAAGGAAATGAATACAAATTGTATTCATTTCCCAGCTATTATTAGTAAACGTTGTAATATGTTCTATTTACGAAGAATGATTTTGGGGCAGATGCTCTAGCTTGGATACCTGCTCTCGTTTTCCACTATAGGATTTATATTTACCCACTGCTGTAGAGCCATGTGCTTTATAATTATTACTGTAATATGACCAAACATATTTG
This window harbors:
- a CDS encoding DUF1430 domain-containing protein — protein: MKIIKLTLDIITLGIITILVLVFTLREEQELLPGSHTILNISAWDYSHNKQEIYETIESISQKENITIYKSISNTNQNTDKYIYSFNEEKPKFQNHIRYKYINYDTLLSKDVRGNYFVMGDSFDSHNIKQLLQKKGVESEIVSLNKFVLFLSVINDKGLLFPMTSILILHVFYFLQIANIKFKEYGIKKLHGYSISKIISEDMLKKCLYYTSLLSVFLISIIILSLVLDISDNNFIFIVRVFLGVIILFSILFLISLCSYTLFIKTDIPLIIKGKKPYTLLRMITVSFKIIILFVLVILLVQNLSSYHELKKIKETEKYWTKLDDYYVIEVAPLKYTHSEENDISKKFHKLISNTEAQRESLLIRHNNLYHPQPTNYTPENGNVIFLNSNFIDFYNSAFKTQFELSDSKNTIDLLLPPKAHIFQQAIKKDFKDWINFQRDNDNQIKEINMKQTNDNFEIYTFDTRSSLKNNFSKNPLVVLIDTTDLGNNFYYSSVTQGSYLFKDYENTNKYLKEYGLEDVVSGVTNYKDIVLKDFEDLNLKILIVSISILLSFITLVLTIIFDIQQYFEKNMKFLMIRKIHGFNLIKNNSKYLLLSNGLVILVGVISITVMKNSAILLLFIFIIIIQILIQSIYINKLEKNNLINLKELE
- a CDS encoding lactococcin 972 family bacteriocin, with the translated sequence MKKTIISVLLYLAIVLGSGTIANAATIYAQGGIWNYGVGSKYVWSYYSNNYKAHGSTAVGKYKSYSGKREQVSKLEHLPQNHSS